The Mesorhizobium koreense genome includes a window with the following:
- a CDS encoding aldehyde dehydrogenase family protein yields the protein MNQIQDILRTMEYGPAPEEDAHVRAWLKRHGGRFGHFIGGRFSRPENKSFKVFNPSTGEEIGEVAEGTEKDVDKAVKAATSAFAKWSALSGNERARHLYALARSVQKHARFLAVLETIDNGKPIRETRDLDIPLVARHFYHHAGWAELRDEQFPGHAPAGVCGQIIPWNFPLLMLAWKVAPALAAGCTVVLKPAEHTPLTALAFAEICNEAGLPAGVFNVVNGGGETGAAMVAHPGFSKIAFTGSTEVGRIIRRQTAGTGKKLSLELGGKSPFIVFADADLDAAVEGVVDAIWFNQGEVCCAGSRALVQEGVAERFYGKLRARMEKLRVGDPLDKSTDIGAVVAPVQVEAITAKVKAGMKEGAALFQPSWAKEVSGRPGCFFPPSLFTGVSPASPLAQEEIFGPVLVAMTFRTPGEAVQLANNSRYGLAASIWSQNLDTAFDAARQVKSGVVWINSTNLFDGAVGFGGYKESGFGREGGREGMHEYLVPAWMKKAKPARVAPPLDAPLPAGEDLPGSGRALDRTVKLYIGGKQARPDSGYSYPVHDHAGKIVTEAGFGNRKDIRNAVEAARKAEGWSGMTGHARAQVLYFLAENLELRADEFAARLRQSTGASPAQARKEVAASVARIMYYAAWADKYDGAVRGPQPRMLSLALPEHFEVIGISCPDEAPLLSFLSLTLPAIAMGNRVVVTPSPRQPLAACDLYQVLDTSDVPGGVVNIVTGDRDQLASVIAKHDDIAAHWYFGSAEGSAMVERESAGNLKLTWVNNGKARDWYDPKEGQGEEFLFKATRIKSIWTPFGV from the coding sequence ATGAACCAGATCCAGGACATCCTGCGCACGATGGAATACGGCCCGGCCCCCGAAGAGGACGCGCATGTGCGCGCCTGGCTGAAGCGCCATGGCGGCCGGTTCGGGCACTTCATCGGCGGCCGCTTCTCCAGACCCGAGAACAAGAGTTTCAAGGTTTTCAACCCCTCGACCGGCGAGGAGATCGGCGAAGTCGCGGAAGGCACGGAGAAGGACGTCGACAAGGCGGTGAAAGCGGCCACCTCGGCCTTCGCCAAATGGTCCGCGCTATCCGGCAACGAGCGCGCACGCCACCTCTATGCGCTTGCCCGCTCGGTGCAGAAACATGCGCGCTTCCTCGCCGTGCTTGAGACGATCGACAACGGCAAGCCGATCCGCGAGACGCGCGACCTCGACATCCCGCTGGTCGCCCGTCATTTCTATCACCATGCCGGTTGGGCCGAGCTTCGCGACGAGCAGTTTCCTGGCCATGCGCCGGCCGGGGTCTGCGGCCAGATCATCCCGTGGAATTTCCCGCTCCTGATGCTGGCGTGGAAAGTCGCGCCGGCGCTTGCGGCAGGCTGCACAGTGGTGCTGAAGCCGGCCGAGCATACCCCCCTCACCGCGCTCGCCTTCGCCGAGATCTGCAACGAGGCGGGCCTGCCCGCCGGTGTCTTCAACGTCGTCAATGGCGGCGGCGAAACCGGCGCGGCGATGGTCGCACATCCGGGCTTTTCCAAGATCGCCTTCACCGGCTCGACCGAGGTCGGCCGCATCATCCGCCGCCAGACCGCGGGTACGGGCAAGAAGCTGTCGCTCGAACTCGGCGGCAAGTCGCCCTTCATCGTCTTCGCGGATGCCGATCTCGACGCGGCGGTGGAAGGCGTGGTCGACGCCATCTGGTTCAACCAGGGCGAAGTCTGCTGCGCCGGTTCGCGCGCGCTCGTGCAGGAAGGCGTCGCCGAGCGCTTCTACGGCAAGCTGCGCGCCCGAATGGAGAAGCTGCGCGTCGGCGACCCGCTCGACAAATCGACCGATATCGGCGCAGTCGTCGCCCCGGTCCAGGTCGAGGCGATCACCGCCAAGGTGAAGGCCGGCATGAAGGAAGGTGCAGCGCTCTTCCAACCGAGCTGGGCGAAGGAGGTTTCGGGACGGCCCGGCTGCTTCTTCCCGCCGAGCCTGTTCACCGGCGTGTCGCCGGCATCGCCGCTGGCGCAAGAGGAAATCTTCGGCCCGGTGCTCGTGGCGATGACATTCCGTACACCGGGCGAGGCGGTGCAGCTTGCCAACAACAGCCGTTACGGGCTGGCGGCCTCGATCTGGTCTCAAAACCTCGACACGGCTTTCGACGCCGCGCGGCAGGTAAAATCAGGCGTGGTCTGGATCAACTCGACCAATCTGTTCGACGGCGCGGTCGGCTTCGGCGGTTACAAGGAAAGCGGCTTCGGGCGCGAGGGCGGCCGCGAAGGCATGCACGAATATCTGGTGCCGGCATGGATGAAGAAGGCGAAGCCGGCGCGGGTCGCGCCGCCGCTCGATGCTCCGCTGCCCGCCGGCGAAGACCTGCCGGGCAGCGGACGGGCGCTCGACCGAACGGTAAAACTCTATATCGGCGGCAAGCAGGCGCGACCGGATTCGGGCTATTCCTACCCGGTCCACGACCATGCGGGCAAAATCGTCACAGAAGCAGGTTTCGGCAACCGCAAGGATATCCGCAACGCCGTTGAGGCGGCGCGCAAGGCCGAGGGCTGGAGCGGCATGACCGGTCATGCGCGCGCGCAGGTTCTCTATTTCCTCGCCGAGAACCTCGAATTGAGGGCCGACGAATTCGCCGCCCGCCTGCGCCAGTCAACCGGCGCTTCCCCCGCGCAGGCGCGGAAGGAAGTCGCTGCTTCCGTGGCGCGGATCATGTATTATGCGGCCTGGGCCGATAAATATGACGGCGCGGTACGCGGGCCGCAGCCGCGCATGCTGTCGCTGGCACTGCCGGAGCACTTCGAGGTGATCGGCATCTCCTGCCCCGACGAGGCGCCGCTGCTTTCCTTCCTGTCGCTTACCCTGCCGGCGATCGCCATGGGCAACCGGGTCGTGGTGACGCCGTCGCCGCGCCAGCCGCTTGCCGCCTGCGACCTCTATCAGGTGCTCGACACCAGCGATGTGCCCGGCGGCGTGGTGAACATCGTCACCGGCGACCGCGACCAGCTGGCCTCCGTCATCGCCAAGCACGACGACATCGCCGCGCACTGGTATTTCGGCTCGGCGGAAGGTTCGGCGATGGTCGAACGCGAATCGGCCGGCAATTTGAAACTCACCTGGGTCAACAATGGCAAGGCCCGCGACTGGTACGACCCCAAGGAGGGCCAGGGCGAGGAATTCCTGTTCAAGGCGACCCGCATCAAGTCCATCTGGACGCCGTTCGGGGTTTGA
- the deoC gene encoding deoxyribose-phosphate aldolase, translating to MATARPASENGLVPVHVAIKRNEGMALEPSLFEAADVNLSAAERRAATLTTRRSVKKAWQAAWLVRAIECMDLTTLVGDDTPGRVERLCAKAKHPLRDDLVEALGLSGQRLHTGAVCVYPAMVPIAVKALEGSGIPVASVATGFPAGLTPLPQRLAEIRYAVGEGAAEIDIVVTRAHVLTGNWTALYEEVRQMREACGEAHLKAILATGELKTLTNVYKASMVAMMAGADFIKTSTGMEAVNATLPVSLVMVRAIRAYLEATGYQIGFKPAGGIRAAKDALAWLILMKEELGRDWMGPELFRLGASSLLGDIERQIEHFVTGRYSSSDRHGMA from the coding sequence ATGGCGACCGCCAGGCCCGCCTCGGAAAACGGCCTCGTCCCGGTCCATGTCGCAATCAAGCGCAACGAGGGCATGGCTCTCGAGCCGTCGCTTTTCGAGGCAGCGGACGTCAATTTGTCCGCCGCCGAGCGACGCGCCGCCACGCTCACCACCCGCCGCTCGGTCAAGAAGGCCTGGCAGGCGGCCTGGCTGGTCCGCGCCATCGAATGCATGGACCTGACCACGCTGGTGGGCGACGACACGCCGGGCCGCGTCGAAAGGCTCTGCGCCAAGGCGAAGCATCCGCTCAGGGACGATCTCGTCGAGGCGCTCGGGCTCTCAGGCCAGCGGCTGCACACCGGCGCGGTCTGCGTCTATCCCGCCATGGTGCCGATCGCGGTGAAGGCGCTGGAAGGCTCGGGCATCCCGGTGGCATCCGTCGCGACCGGTTTCCCGGCCGGGCTGACGCCGCTGCCGCAGCGGCTTGCCGAAATCCGCTACGCGGTCGGAGAGGGTGCGGCCGAGATCGATATCGTCGTCACGCGCGCCCACGTGCTGACCGGCAACTGGACCGCACTCTATGAGGAGGTCCGGCAGATGCGCGAGGCCTGCGGCGAGGCGCATCTGAAGGCGATCCTTGCCACCGGCGAACTGAAGACGCTGACCAATGTCTACAAGGCTTCCATGGTGGCGATGATGGCCGGGGCCGATTTCATCAAGACCTCGACCGGCATGGAGGCGGTCAACGCCACGCTGCCTGTCAGCCTTGTCATGGTCCGCGCCATCCGCGCCTATCTGGAGGCGACCGGGTACCAGATCGGCTTCAAGCCGGCCGGCGGCATCCGTGCCGCCAAGGATGCGCTCGCCTGGCTGATCCTTATGAAGGAAGAGCTCGGCCGCGACTGGATGGGGCCTGAGCTATTCCGCCTCGGCGCAAGCTCGCTGCTTGGCGACATCGAGCGCCAGATCGAGCATTTCGTCACCGGCCGGTACTCTTCGAGCGACCGGCATGGCATGGCGTAG
- a CDS encoding purine-nucleoside phosphorylase: protein MKPAIDLLVERLRGLQPTTALVLGSGLGSLAAAVEDAIRIPYADLPGFPRGGVSGHTGELVAGRLSGKPVLMLAGRVHYYEHGDAAAMRPALEILAGLGVTTLLLTNAAGSLREDMPPGSVMLIEDHINFSGANPLIGEPSDRRFVGMTGAYDTDLRKALGKAAERAGIPLHRGVYMWLSGPSFETPAEIRMIRMLGADAVGMSTVPEVILARFLGLRVAACSVITNLAAGMTGAELSHQETKDMAPVGGARLAAILREAIGEIA from the coding sequence ATGAAACCGGCCATCGACCTTCTGGTCGAAAGGCTGCGCGGGCTACAGCCGACGACGGCGCTGGTGCTGGGCTCCGGGCTCGGCAGCCTCGCGGCCGCGGTCGAAGACGCGATCCGCATCCCCTACGCCGACCTGCCTGGCTTTCCGCGGGGCGGCGTCAGCGGCCATACCGGCGAACTGGTCGCGGGCAGGCTTTCCGGCAAACCCGTGCTCATGCTGGCCGGCCGTGTCCATTACTACGAGCATGGGGATGCCGCCGCGATGCGTCCGGCGCTCGAAATCCTCGCTGGGCTCGGCGTGACGACGCTGCTTTTGACCAACGCAGCGGGGTCGCTCAGGGAAGACATGCCGCCCGGCTCGGTCATGCTGATCGAGGACCATATCAATTTTTCCGGCGCCAACCCGCTGATCGGCGAGCCGAGCGACCGCCGTTTCGTCGGCATGACCGGCGCCTATGACACCGACCTTCGCAAGGCTCTCGGCAAGGCGGCGGAACGGGCCGGCATTCCGCTTCATCGCGGCGTCTATATGTGGCTCTCTGGTCCGTCCTTCGAGACACCGGCGGAAATCCGCATGATCCGCATGCTGGGCGCCGACGCGGTCGGCATGTCGACCGTGCCGGAAGTCATCCTTGCCCGCTTTCTCGGGCTTCGCGTGGCGGCCTGCTCGGTCATCACCAATCTCGCCGCCGGCATGACCGGCGCAGAACTTTCCCATCAGGAGACGAAGGATATGGCGCCGGTTGGCGGCGCGCGGCTTGCAGCCATCCTTCGCGAAGCGATCGGAGAAATCGCATGA
- the cdd gene encoding cytidine deaminase, producing MSRDLFEAARAAMAKSHSPYSRFPVGAALRTEDGSIYAGANIEVASYPEGWCAETTALGHYVMGGGGRITEIAVVAEKMARITPCGGCRQRLAEFAAADTKLHLCDDTGIVETVTMGEMLPLGFSRETLK from the coding sequence ATGTCCAGGGACCTATTCGAAGCGGCGCGGGCCGCGATGGCCAAATCGCATTCGCCCTATTCACGCTTTCCCGTCGGAGCGGCGCTGAGGACGGAAGACGGCAGTATCTATGCCGGCGCCAATATCGAGGTTGCATCCTATCCGGAAGGCTGGTGCGCCGAAACCACCGCGCTCGGCCATTATGTCATGGGCGGCGGCGGCCGGATAACGGAGATTGCGGTCGTCGCCGAAAAAATGGCCCGCATTACGCCTTGCGGCGGCTGCCGCCAGCGGCTCGCGGAATTCGCGGCGGCGGACACGAAGCTTCATCTGTGCGATGATACTGGCATCGTGGAGACAGTGACGATGGGCGAGATGCTGCCGCTCGGCTTCAGCCGCGAGACGCTGAAATGA
- a CDS encoding ABC transporter permease, producing MEAYTVLVQIADATVRVSVPLLLAALAGLYSERSGIFDIGLEGKMLAGAFAAGAAAYVSGSAWVGLSAAIVVSIAMSLIHGVASITYRGNQIVSGVAINFIASGSTVILGQAWFHQGGRTPSVSGQARFGDIAFPFADAIRPVPIIGPIYSNVISGHSIIVYFAFLMVPFTWWVLFRTRFGLRLRAVGENPAAVDTAGISVAWLRYRAVICTGVLTGFAGAYLSIAQQAGFVKEMSAGRGFIALAALIFAKWKPVPVMFACLLFGFLDAISIRWQGIALPGIGKLPVQLMQALPYILTCVLLAGFIGKAIPPRAGGVPYVKER from the coding sequence ATGGAAGCCTACACGGTCCTCGTGCAGATCGCCGACGCCACGGTTCGCGTCTCGGTTCCGTTGCTCCTGGCGGCGCTCGCCGGCCTCTATTCGGAGCGATCCGGCATTTTCGACATCGGGCTGGAGGGCAAGATGCTGGCCGGCGCCTTCGCCGCCGGGGCCGCAGCCTATGTCAGCGGTTCGGCCTGGGTGGGGTTGAGCGCGGCGATCGTCGTTTCGATCGCCATGTCGCTCATCCACGGCGTCGCCTCGATAACCTATCGCGGCAATCAGATCGTCTCCGGCGTGGCGATCAACTTCATCGCTTCCGGCTCGACGGTCATCCTCGGCCAGGCCTGGTTTCATCAGGGCGGGCGCACGCCGTCGGTCTCGGGCCAAGCGCGCTTCGGCGACATCGCCTTTCCGTTCGCCGACGCCATCCGCCCGGTCCCGATCATCGGCCCGATCTATTCGAACGTGATCTCGGGCCATTCGATCATCGTCTATTTTGCCTTCCTGATGGTGCCCTTCACCTGGTGGGTGCTTTTCCGCACGCGTTTCGGTTTGCGACTGCGCGCCGTCGGCGAGAATCCGGCGGCGGTGGATACGGCAGGCATTTCGGTGGCGTGGCTCCGCTATCGCGCGGTGATCTGCACGGGCGTGCTTACCGGTTTCGCCGGCGCCTATCTGTCGATCGCGCAGCAGGCCGGCTTCGTGAAGGAGATGTCGGCGGGACGCGGCTTCATCGCGCTTGCCGCGCTCATCTTCGCCAAGTGGAAGCCGGTGCCGGTCATGTTCGCCTGCCTGCTGTTCGGCTTCCTCGACGCCATCTCGATCCGCTGGCAGGGCATCGCGCTGCCGGGTATCGGCAAGCTGCCGGTACAGTTGATGCAGGCGCTGCCCTATATCCTCACCTGCGTGCTGCTCGCCGGCTTCATCGGCAAGGCCATCCCGCCGCGTGCCGGCGGCGTGCCCTACGTGAAGGAAAGATAG